In the genome of Fusobacterium necrogenes, one region contains:
- a CDS encoding ABC transporter permease, whose translation MIEFFIAKKHIIERKKQSLISVVGITIGVVVLMVSIGIANGLDKNMINSILSVTSHIMVSNGEKISNYKDIKRDIEKIEGVKGAVPSISTQGIFKYSGVYGGYVSGVKIEGYDLESAKKAMDLGKKIVAGNISSDKINGILIGKELFNSIGAKIGDKVSIISSENKEIKFEIEGVFQSGYYDYDINMVILPLKAVQYLTYGEDVSSKIDVTLFNPYRAPEVSDKIMAVTGIYSRTWGEMNRNLLSALSLEKTVMILVFSLIVVIAGFVVWVTLNMLVREKIKDIGIMRAMGFSKKNIMKIFLIQGMILGGIGIAIGTLISLTFLWYIKNNTLDFITSIYYITKIPVEISFKEIIIIIGANFGIIFISSIFPAYRGAKMETVEALRHE comes from the coding sequence ATGATAGAGTTTTTTATAGCTAAGAAGCATATAATAGAGAGGAAAAAGCAGAGCTTAATATCAGTAGTGGGGATAACTATTGGAGTAGTTGTACTGATGGTATCTATTGGAATAGCTAATGGATTGGATAAAAATATGATAAATAGTATACTTTCAGTAACAAGTCATATAATGGTATCCAATGGAGAGAAGATTAGCAATTATAAAGATATAAAAAGAGATATAGAGAAGATAGAGGGAGTAAAGGGAGCAGTACCAAGTATATCTACCCAAGGAATTTTTAAATATAGTGGGGTTTATGGCGGTTATGTTTCTGGAGTAAAAATAGAAGGCTATGATTTAGAGAGTGCTAAAAAAGCTATGGATTTAGGTAAAAAAATTGTAGCTGGAAATATTTCTTCAGATAAAATAAATGGTATCCTTATTGGAAAAGAACTCTTTAATTCCATAGGGGCAAAGATAGGAGATAAGGTCAGTATAATTTCTTCTGAGAATAAGGAAATAAAATTTGAGATAGAGGGAGTATTCCAAAGTGGTTATTATGATTATGATATAAATATGGTAATACTTCCACTAAAAGCTGTACAGTACCTAACCTATGGAGAGGATGTATCATCTAAGATAGATGTAACACTATTTAATCCATATAGAGCTCCTGAGGTATCAGATAAGATAATGGCAGTTACAGGAATATATTCAAGGACTTGGGGAGAGATGAATAGAAATCTTTTATCAGCTCTCTCTTTAGAAAAGACTGTAATGATACTTGTTTTTTCTTTGATAGTTGTAATAGCTGGATTTGTAGTATGGGTAACTCTCAATATGTTAGTGAGAGAGAAGATAAAAGATATTGGAATAATGAGAGCAATGGGATTTTCTAAAAAAAATATTATGAAGATATTTTTAATACAAGGAATGATATTAGGTGGGATAGGTATAGCAATAGGAACTCTTATCTCCCTTACATTTCTTTGGTATATAAAAAATAACACATTGGACTTTATAACTTCTATATATTATATTACTAAAATTCCTGTGGAAATATCTTTTAAAGAAATTATTATAATTATAGGAGCTAATTTTGGAATAATATTTATATCAAGTATATTTCCAGCATATAGAGGAGCAAAAATGGAAACAGTGGAGGCATTAAGACATGAGTAA
- a CDS encoding ABC transporter ATP-binding protein: MSKEILKLENIEKKYSGSVEELHIINNLSFSVEEGEFISILGRSGSGKSTLLNIMGLLDRVDSGKIFIGGQEVDKLSEEERDKIKNQMIGFVFQFHYLLPEFTALENVMLPALLNNFDKKLEIEKRAKELLEKVGLGERENHKPSQLSGGEKQRVAIARALINSPKILLADEPTGNLDEETSEMIFKILKDINKNEKQTIIVVTHSKDLAEISDKQLYLKKGVLVEK; this comes from the coding sequence ATGAGTAAGGAAATTTTAAAACTGGAGAATATAGAAAAAAAGTATAGTGGAAGTGTAGAAGAGTTACATATAATAAATAATTTAAGTTTCTCAGTGGAAGAGGGAGAATTTATATCTATACTTGGACGTTCAGGTTCTGGTAAATCTACACTTTTAAATATAATGGGTCTACTAGATAGAGTAGATAGTGGAAAAATATTTATCGGCGGACAGGAAGTAGATAAACTTTCTGAAGAGGAAAGAGATAAAATAAAAAATCAGATGATAGGTTTTGTATTTCAGTTTCATTATCTTTTACCAGAGTTTACAGCATTGGAAAATGTAATGTTACCAGCACTCTTAAATAATTTTGATAAAAAATTAGAGATAGAGAAAAGAGCTAAAGAGTTACTTGAAAAGGTAGGACTAGGAGAAAGAGAGAATCATAAGCCATCACAACTTTCTGGTGGGGAAAAACAGAGAGTAGCAATAGCTAGAGCTCTTATAAACTCCCCTAAAATATTATTAGCAGATGAACCTACTGGAAATCTTGATGAAGAAACAAGTGAGATGATATTTAAAATTTTAAAAGATATCAATAAAAATGAGAAACAAACCATAATAGTTGTTACTCACTCTAAAGATTTAGCAGAGATTTCTGATAAACAACTTTATTTAAAAAAGGGAGTTTTAGTAGAGAAGTAA
- the hpf gene encoding ribosome hibernation-promoting factor, HPF/YfiA family encodes MKMTIHGKQLVITDAINNYAETKLGRVEKYHDGIIELAINLSAVKLKTGNYHTAEVLAYLGGSTVKASCTDADLYAAIDGVSDVLEGQLKKHKDKIRTAVQSREPMIRKVKYDPNTNTVEKEAAVNVVKVYLPPKPMDVEEAILQLEILNKAFFPFTNAETGEMNIVYKRKDGDYGHIEPSKK; translated from the coding sequence ATGAAAATGACTATCCATGGAAAACAGTTAGTTATAACAGATGCAATCAACAATTATGCAGAAACTAAATTAGGGAGGGTTGAAAAGTATCACGATGGTATAATAGAACTAGCGATTAATTTATCAGCAGTAAAATTAAAAACTGGTAATTATCATACAGCAGAAGTATTAGCTTATCTAGGTGGAAGCACTGTAAAAGCTTCTTGTACAGATGCAGATTTATATGCAGCTATAGATGGTGTTTCAGATGTGCTAGAAGGTCAGTTAAAAAAACATAAAGATAAAATAAGAACTGCTGTTCAATCGAGAGAACCAATGATTAGAAAAGTTAAGTATGACCCTAATACAAATACTGTTGAAAAAGAAGCAGCAGTAAATGTAGTAAAAGTCTATCTCCCACCTAAACCAATGGATGTAGAAGAAGCAATACTTCAATTAGAAATTTTAAATAAAGCATTCTTCCCATTTACAAATGCAGAAACTGGAGAAATGAATATAGTTTATAAAAGGAAAGATGGAGATTATGGTCATATTGAACCATCTAAAAAGTAA
- a CDS encoding leucyl aminopeptidase: MKIISNIEKNYDKKLILVIEGEKSFYENMLKSEKELVEKLMKKNGFNGRKGEILTIEFLKKNNLISIDVLGFGKKEEITDNLFRETLFKYLSDKKGNILITTNRRELNRINILCEIIGTINYSFDKFKEKKSEKIDIEFFDVEQPDISEALILNEATDVTRNLVDLPANIINPITLAERTVELGKEFGFEVEILDDNKIQELGMNLLYSVGKASVTKPRLIVMRYFGDGNSKNIIGLVGKGLTYDTGGLCIKPADSMMNMKDDMTGGATVIGAMCAIAKNKLKKNVVAVVAACENAINGNSYRPGDIIRSMNGKYVEIINTDAEGRLALADAITYIVRNEKVSEVIDVATLTGAMMVALGTFITGVFSNKDKNYSLLEKSCNKHGERIWRMPLNEEFAENLKSEVADLKHMGARWGGAISAAKFLEIFAEGTPWTHMDIAGTAYNNSSKWYKKGASGVHVRGLYEYCKNR, translated from the coding sequence ATGAAAATAATAAGTAATATAGAAAAAAATTATGATAAAAAACTTATATTAGTAATAGAAGGAGAAAAAAGTTTCTATGAAAATATGCTAAAAAGTGAAAAAGAGTTAGTAGAGAAACTAATGAAAAAAAATGGATTTAATGGAAGAAAGGGAGAGATTTTAACTATTGAATTTCTTAAAAAAAATAACCTAATCTCTATAGATGTCTTAGGTTTTGGAAAAAAAGAGGAAATTACAGATAATTTATTTAGAGAGACTTTATTTAAATATCTTTCTGATAAAAAAGGAAATATCCTAATTACAACAAATAGAAGAGAGTTAAATAGAATAAATATACTCTGTGAAATAATTGGAACTATTAACTACTCTTTTGATAAGTTTAAAGAAAAGAAATCTGAAAAGATAGATATAGAATTCTTTGATGTAGAACAACCTGATATTTCTGAAGCTCTCATTTTAAATGAAGCTACTGATGTAACTAGAAATTTAGTAGATTTACCAGCAAATATAATCAATCCGATAACTTTAGCTGAAAGAACAGTTGAATTAGGAAAAGAGTTTGGATTTGAAGTTGAAATACTAGATGATAATAAGATACAAGAGTTAGGAATGAATTTATTATATAGTGTAGGGAAAGCCTCTGTTACAAAGCCAAGGCTTATAGTTATGAGATATTTCGGAGATGGAAATTCTAAAAATATAATAGGATTAGTAGGAAAAGGACTTACATATGATACTGGAGGACTTTGTATAAAGCCAGCTGATTCTATGATGAATATGAAAGATGATATGACAGGTGGAGCTACAGTAATAGGAGCTATGTGTGCTATCGCTAAAAATAAACTTAAGAAAAATGTAGTAGCTGTTGTTGCAGCTTGCGAAAATGCTATCAATGGGAATTCATATAGACCAGGAGATATTATAAGATCTATGAATGGGAAATATGTGGAAATAATAAATACTGATGCAGAAGGTAGACTTGCACTAGCTGATGCTATTACATATATAGTAAGAAATGAAAAAGTATCAGAAGTAATAGATGTAGCGACACTTACAGGAGCTATGATGGTAGCTTTGGGAACCTTTATTACTGGAGTATTTTCTAACAAAGATAAAAATTACTCTCTTTTAGAAAAATCATGCAATAAACATGGAGAAAGAATTTGGAGAATGCCATTAAATGAAGAGTTTGCTGAAAATTTAAAATCTGAAGTAGCAGATTTAAAACATATGGGAGCTAGATGGGGAGGAGCTATATCAGCAGCAAAATTTTTAGAGATATTTGCTGAAGGAACACCTTGGACACATATGGATATAGCTGGAACAGCTTATAATAATTCAAGTAAATGGTATAAAAAAGGTGCTTCTGGAGTTCATGTAAGAGGACTCTATGAGTATTGCAAAAATAGGTAA
- the hydF gene encoding [FeFe] hydrogenase H-cluster maturation GTPase HydF has protein sequence MVDTPRGNRVHIAIYGRTNAGKSSLINRITNQNISLVSKMRGTTTDPVYKAMELLPIGPVLFIDTAGIDDITELGKLRIEKTKEILNKMDIALLIISTEVILENKELNYEKEWLREIKKREKPFIVILNKIDLVSEQKLCEIKKRIEEELSCEVSSVSASREESIKIIKSKLLKYAPKILAEEKLIGDKIKIGDRVLLVAPQDIQAPKGRLILPQVQVIRDILDNGGIPTIVTLDNLEEGLNIFQGKPDLVITDSQVFKNVDKVLSKDVLLTSFSIIMARAKGDLNILYNGAKKINDLKIGDRVLIAEACTHHQLKGDIAREKLPMLLRKKIGSLQIDNYSGKDFPEDISKYNLVIHCGSCMLNKTETINRLGTCSENKVAVTNFGMAIAEINGILDRVMEIFKKE, from the coding sequence ATGGTAGATACACCAAGAGGAAATAGAGTTCATATAGCAATTTATGGAAGAACTAATGCAGGAAAATCAAGTCTTATAAATAGAATTACTAATCAAAATATATCACTTGTATCAAAGATGAGAGGAACTACTACTGACCCAGTTTATAAGGCTATGGAGCTTTTACCAATAGGTCCAGTTTTATTTATAGATACAGCAGGTATAGATGATATAACTGAGCTAGGAAAGCTAAGAATAGAAAAAACAAAGGAAATTCTGAATAAGATGGATATAGCTCTTTTAATTATTTCGACTGAAGTAATTTTAGAAAATAAAGAGTTAAATTATGAAAAGGAATGGTTAAGAGAAATAAAAAAAAGAGAGAAACCATTTATTGTTATCTTAAATAAGATTGATTTAGTTTCTGAACAGAAATTATGTGAAATAAAAAAGAGAATAGAAGAGGAATTAAGTTGTGAAGTAAGTAGTGTAAGTGCTTCGAGAGAAGAAAGTATAAAAATTATAAAATCTAAGTTGTTAAAATATGCTCCAAAAATATTAGCTGAAGAAAAACTTATAGGTGATAAGATAAAAATAGGAGATAGAGTTTTATTAGTTGCTCCACAAGATATACAAGCGCCTAAAGGAAGATTAATTTTACCACAGGTACAAGTAATTAGAGATATTTTAGATAATGGTGGAATACCAACAATTGTTACACTTGATAATCTAGAGGAAGGATTAAATATATTTCAAGGAAAGCCAGATTTAGTAATTACTGATTCTCAAGTTTTTAAAAATGTAGACAAAGTTTTGTCTAAGGATGTACTACTTACATCTTTTTCAATTATAATGGCAAGGGCTAAAGGAGATTTGAATATTTTATACAATGGAGCTAAAAAAATAAATGATTTAAAAATAGGAGATAGAGTTTTAATAGCAGAGGCTTGTACTCATCATCAATTAAAAGGAGATATAGCAAGGGAAAAGTTACCGATGCTATTACGAAAAAAGATAGGGAGCTTACAAATAGATAATTATTCTGGAAAGGATTTCCCTGAAGATATATCAAAATATAATTTAGTTATTCATTGTGGTTCTTGTATGCTAAATAAAACTGAAACTATTAATAGATTGGGTACGTGTTCAGAAAATAAAGTAGCTGTAACGAATTTTGGAATGGCTATTGCAGAAATTAATGGAATTTTGGATAGAGTAATGGAGATTTTTAAGAAGGAGTGA
- the recR gene encoding recombination mediator RecR has protein sequence MATKSLEKLIEEFNKLPGIGRKSAARLAFHMLEIEKEKVENFINVLREAKEIIKRCPKCGDFCENDLCDVCGDDLRDKQTICVVEDSRDVISFEKMGKYKGVYHILGGKIAPLNGITPDKLNIKSLLERVTIDNVNEVILALNPDLEGETTSLYLTKLLKPFGIKVTKIASGIPIGGNIEFADSATISKALEGRQEV, from the coding sequence ATGGCAACAAAAAGTTTAGAAAAGTTAATAGAAGAATTTAATAAGCTTCCAGGGATAGGAAGAAAAAGTGCAGCTAGATTAGCTTTTCATATGTTAGAAATAGAAAAAGAAAAGGTAGAAAATTTTATAAATGTACTTCGTGAAGCTAAAGAGATTATTAAAAGATGTCCAAAATGTGGAGATTTTTGTGAGAATGATCTATGTGATGTTTGTGGAGATGACTTAAGAGATAAGCAGACTATATGTGTAGTTGAGGATAGCAGAGATGTAATTTCATTTGAAAAAATGGGAAAATATAAAGGAGTATACCATATTTTAGGAGGAAAAATTGCTCCGCTTAATGGAATAACACCAGATAAGTTAAATATTAAATCATTGCTTGAAAGAGTAACAATTGATAATGTAAATGAGGTAATACTTGCTCTAAATCCAGATTTAGAAGGAGAAACGACATCTTTATATCTTACAAAATTATTAAAACCATTTGGAATAAAAGTAACTAAAATAGCGAGTGGAATTCCAATAGGAGGGAATATAGAATTTGCAGATAGTGCAACAATCTCAAAAGCTTTAGAAGGAAGACAAGAAGTATAA
- a CDS encoding alpha-hydroxy-acid oxidizing protein: MDMKTLKESAREKMKGFCNLCKVCDGIWCAGRVPGMGGTGSGSSFKSNYESLKNIKLVLRTIHSATEPKLSCTLLGKELSFPVLGAPITGTKFNMGGGVTEEEYCNDIIEGCLETGSIGMIGDTGDPTCYDFGLKAIKKVGGLGIAIIKPRSNEEIIRRIRIAEKAGAVAVGVDLDGAGLVTMKLFGQPVGPKTVEDLKILVDSTELPFIAKGIMSVDEALACVEAGVNTIVVSNHGGRVLDYCQASCDVLEDIVKAVGDKITVLADGSVREGVDVLKYLALGAKGVLVGRPLIWGSIGGRKEGVLTVMNTLKSQLSQAMILTGTNDVKSVSNKIIIK; this comes from the coding sequence ATGGATATGAAAACTTTAAAAGAAAGTGCTAGAGAAAAAATGAAAGGATTTTGTAATCTTTGTAAAGTTTGTGATGGTATATGGTGTGCTGGAAGAGTTCCTGGTATGGGTGGAACTGGTAGTGGTTCATCATTTAAAAGTAATTATGAAAGTTTAAAAAATATAAAGCTTGTTCTAAGAACAATACATAGTGCTACTGAGCCAAAATTATCTTGTACTCTATTAGGTAAAGAACTATCTTTTCCAGTACTTGGTGCTCCTATTACAGGAACAAAGTTTAATATGGGCGGAGGAGTAACTGAAGAGGAATATTGTAATGATATTATTGAAGGATGCTTAGAAACTGGAAGTATAGGTATGATTGGAGATACTGGAGATCCTACTTGTTATGACTTTGGACTTAAAGCTATCAAAAAAGTTGGAGGTTTAGGTATTGCCATTATCAAACCAAGAAGTAACGAAGAAATTATTAGAAGAATTAGAATAGCTGAAAAAGCTGGAGCTGTTGCTGTTGGTGTTGATTTAGATGGTGCTGGTCTTGTTACAATGAAACTTTTCGGACAACCAGTAGGTCCAAAAACTGTTGAAGACTTAAAAATATTAGTAGATTCTACAGAACTTCCATTTATAGCTAAGGGAATTATGAGTGTAGATGAAGCTCTTGCTTGTGTGGAGGCTGGAGTGAATACTATTGTTGTATCAAACCATGGAGGTAGAGTACTAGATTATTGCCAAGCAAGTTGTGATGTGTTAGAAGATATTGTTAAAGCTGTTGGAGATAAAATTACTGTCTTAGCAGATGGCTCTGTTAGAGAAGGAGTAGATGTTTTAAAATATTTAGCACTAGGAGCTAAAGGAGTTTTAGTTGGAAGACCTCTTATTTGGGGTTCTATTGGTGGAAGAAAAGAGGGAGTTCTTACTGTAATGAATACTTTAAAATCTCAACTTTCACAAGCTATGATTTTGACTGGAACTAATGATGTGAAATCTGTTTCTAATAAGATTATTATAAAATAG
- a CDS encoding HPr family phosphocarrier protein: MISKTVEITNETGLHTRPGNEFVSLAKTFTSQIEVENEAGKKVKGTSLLKLLSLGIKKGTKVTVYAEGADEAEAVEKLGDLLANLKD, translated from the coding sequence ATGATAAGTAAAACTGTTGAAATTACAAATGAGACTGGATTACATACTAGACCAGGAAATGAATTCGTTAGCTTAGCTAAAACATTTACTTCACAAATTGAAGTAGAAAATGAAGCAGGAAAAAAAGTAAAAGGAACATCTCTATTAAAACTACTTTCATTAGGAATAAAAAAAGGAACTAAAGTAACTGTATATGCTGAAGGTGCTGATGAAGCTGAAGCAGTTGAAAAATTAGGAGACCTTCTAGCAAATTTAAAGGACTAA
- the ptsP gene encoding phosphoenolpyruvate--protein phosphotransferase, with translation MSKIVKGIEASPGIAIGKIFLYQENELVIDDKKKCDSDCEKERLLSGREKAKEQLLKIREKTAEKLGEDKAAIFDGHITLLEDEDLFDEVVELIEDEEICAEIALQKGIDDYCEMLANLEDEYLRERAADLRDIGKRWLYNVAGVEILDLGSLPPNTIIAAKDLTPSDTAQIDLQNVVAFITEIGGKTAHSSIMARSLELPAIVGTGNICSLVKSGDNVIVDALKGDIIINPTEEEIAKYQEKKEAFFAEKELLKQLKDKEAISKDGVKVGAWANIGSPKDIEGVLRNGAKGIGLYRTEFLFMNNDRFPTEDEQFEAYKIVAEKMEGKPVTIRTMDIGGDKSLPYMQLPKEENPFLGWRAIRVCLDRPEILKTQFRALLRASAFGYIKIMLPMIMDITEIRRARAILEECKEELRAVGAKFDENIALGIMVETPAVAFRARSFAEEVDFFSIGTNDLTQYTLAVDRGNENISHLYNTYNPTVLEAIRMAIKGAHEAGITISMCGEFAGDENATAILFGMGLDAFSMSAISVPRIKKNIMALDKAKCESLVEEVMAQKTPDEVLAIVKKFNKENLK, from the coding sequence ATGAGTAAAATAGTTAAGGGTATTGAAGCATCACCAGGCATAGCAATAGGAAAAATATTTCTATATCAAGAAAACGAATTAGTTATTGATGACAAAAAGAAATGTGATTCTGATTGTGAAAAAGAAAGATTATTAAGTGGTAGAGAAAAAGCAAAAGAGCAACTCTTAAAAATCAGAGAAAAAACAGCCGAAAAATTAGGAGAAGACAAAGCTGCTATATTTGATGGACATATCACTTTATTAGAAGATGAAGATTTATTTGATGAAGTTGTAGAACTTATTGAAGATGAAGAAATTTGTGCTGAAATAGCTCTTCAAAAAGGAATAGATGATTATTGTGAAATGCTTGCTAATCTAGAAGATGAGTATTTAAGAGAAAGAGCAGCAGATTTAAGAGATATTGGTAAGAGATGGTTATATAATGTAGCAGGAGTAGAAATATTAGATTTAGGTTCACTACCTCCAAATACTATAATAGCTGCTAAAGATTTAACTCCATCTGATACGGCTCAAATAGATTTACAAAATGTAGTTGCTTTTATAACTGAAATAGGTGGAAAAACAGCTCATTCATCTATCATGGCTAGATCATTAGAATTACCAGCTATAGTAGGAACAGGAAATATTTGTTCGTTAGTTAAGAGTGGAGATAATGTTATAGTTGATGCTCTTAAAGGAGATATAATAATAAATCCTACTGAAGAAGAAATTGCTAAATATCAAGAGAAAAAAGAAGCTTTCTTTGCTGAAAAAGAACTATTAAAACAATTAAAAGATAAAGAAGCTATATCAAAAGATGGTGTAAAAGTAGGAGCTTGGGCTAATATAGGTTCACCAAAAGATATAGAGGGAGTATTAAGAAATGGAGCAAAAGGAATAGGACTTTATAGAACAGAGTTCTTATTCATGAATAATGATAGATTCCCTACTGAAGATGAACAATTTGAAGCTTATAAAATAGTTGCTGAAAAAATGGAAGGCAAACCTGTAACTATAAGAACTATGGATATAGGTGGAGATAAATCTCTTCCTTACATGCAATTACCAAAAGAGGAAAATCCATTCCTTGGCTGGAGAGCAATCAGAGTTTGCTTAGATAGACCTGAAATATTAAAAACTCAATTTAGAGCACTATTAAGAGCATCAGCTTTTGGATATATAAAAATCATGCTTCCTATGATTATGGATATAACAGAAATTAGAAGAGCAAGAGCAATATTAGAAGAATGTAAAGAAGAATTAAGAGCAGTAGGAGCTAAATTTGATGAAAATATAGCTCTTGGAATAATGGTTGAAACTCCAGCAGTTGCTTTTAGAGCTAGAAGCTTTGCTGAAGAAGTAGATTTCTTCTCAATAGGAACAAATGACTTAACTCAATATACACTAGCAGTTGATAGAGGAAATGAAAATATTTCTCACTTATACAATACTTATAACCCGACTGTCTTAGAAGCTATAAGAATGGCTATAAAAGGAGCTCATGAAGCCGGGATAACTATCTCTATGTGTGGAGAGTTTGCTGGAGATGAAAATGCTACTGCCATTCTATTTGGAATGGGATTAGATGCTTTTTCAATGTCAGCTATCTCTGTACCTAGAATCAAGAAAAATATTATGGCTTTAGATAAAGCTAAATGTGAATCTTTAGTCGAAGAAGTAATGGCTCAAAAAACTCCAGATGAGGTTTTAGCTATTGTTAAAAAATTTAATAAAGAAAATTTAAAATAA
- a CDS encoding O-antigen ligase family protein: MSLINKRIGIIENIFVVILVYLLSTRYKNKYDELLIFTLGGIVLLRYYIDKEKLRINQSGKKIFFLLIIWTFCLSFSFINILNQYNKFGYYVILYRNLLIGGILLFIISLYLRLGNYINKKRIIILINLFSIYSVFKGLLFISENGVLRRGSIWGNPNYYSMIVGLFIIISYISLLYEKNKVLKTLYFILNMLQIFCLISIGQSRNVFFSLIAVYILGMLLFLIIEKKVKLFSKKTLGLLTIIFIILISINYLEINLRVFNVGVEEVVDDPRMLIWKKALIEENFNILHGKGFAYYTMNNFKDKVGVSIAALHNDYLEIFVTQGIFSLISYLLFFIFSFFIVLKKLFRERDICSFITLMIILYFGGIGMFDNPLYQKRVFQFLFLFLGLTLSSEIFYSDKLKCDRE, encoded by the coding sequence ATGTCTTTAATAAATAAAAGAATAGGAATAATAGAAAATATATTTGTAGTTATTTTAGTATACTTACTTTCTACAAGATATAAAAATAAGTATGATGAATTACTTATTTTTACTTTAGGAGGAATAGTTTTATTAAGATATTATATTGATAAAGAAAAATTGAGAATAAATCAAAGTGGGAAAAAAATATTTTTTTTACTTATAATTTGGACATTTTGTCTCTCTTTTTCCTTTATTAATATATTAAACCAGTATAATAAGTTTGGTTATTATGTAATATTATATAGAAATTTATTAATAGGTGGGATTTTATTATTTATAATAAGTTTATATTTAAGATTAGGTAATTATATAAATAAAAAAAGGATTATCATTTTAATTAATTTATTTTCTATATATTCTGTTTTTAAAGGGTTACTTTTTATAAGTGAAAATGGAGTTTTAAGACGAGGAAGTATTTGGGGAAATCCTAACTATTATTCAATGATAGTAGGTTTATTTATTATTATATCTTATATAAGTTTATTATATGAAAAAAATAAAGTATTAAAGACTCTATATTTTATATTAAATATGCTACAAATATTTTGTTTGATCAGTATAGGTCAGTCAAGGAATGTCTTTTTTAGTTTAATAGCTGTATATATATTGGGAATGTTATTATTTTTAATTATAGAAAAAAAAGTAAAGTTATTTTCAAAAAAAACATTAGGATTATTAACAATAATTTTTATTATTTTAATTAGTATAAATTATCTTGAAATAAATTTAAGAGTTTTTAATGTAGGAGTTGAAGAAGTTGTAGATGATCCGAGAATGTTGATTTGGAAAAAGGCATTAATTGAAGAAAATTTCAATATTTTGCATGGAAAAGGCTTTGCCTACTATACTATGAATAACTTTAAGGATAAGGTTGGAGTTTCAATTGCGGCTTTGCATAATGATTATCTTGAAATTTTTGTAACTCAAGGAATATTTTCTTTAATAAGTTATTTGTTATTTTTTATATTTAGTTTTTTTATAGTTTTAAAGAAACTTTTTAGAGAAAGAGATATTTGTTCGTTTATAACACTGATGATAATTCTTTATTTTGGGGGAATAGGAATGTTTGATAATCCATTATATCAGAAAAGAGTATTTCAGTTTTTATTTCTTTTTTTAGGATTGACATTGAGTAGTGAAATTTTTTATTCAGATAAATTGAAATGTGATAGAGAATAA